ATgctccttctggatctgatttttCAACTATTGAAaaccttgattttgaaaattaattacgTGTGATTAATCTAAGGATGTGGATTTTGAAATTTCTGCTTTTTAAATTCATATGATTGTTTCAAGCAATGAATTCTTTTTTAAACCTAAGGGTAATAAAAAGAagtattatcaaaatatttttgctcCGTTTGAACCTGTTTAGATCCGGATGAACCTGCGTTTGCAACCTATAATATAAGATAATTTTGgtaaaaattgagaatttttttatatggtgATAAAATTACTCACGCTGGTTACTatactagaaaagaaaagaacttgGTCAAAAAAGGTATGCGCCTGTAAGAGCCAGTCCATTGAGTATCAGCGGAAAGTGAGAGaggattaaaatataaattaaaatatatataaaaattcagGACCAGGACTTAGGAGGAAGGAGTAGATAAGCTTTAAGTCAAATTCTTGCGGCATAGCCCCAAATTGCAGCCCCCCATTAATCCATATAATCTTCCAACAGATTGTCACATAGCATCAcatcaaaaacaacaaatcaAACATGGAAGACATGTTGCTATACTCAtccctctctcttcttctcctccttgCAGTAGCTTTCAAGTTCTTGCTCCAATCaagaacaaaacacaaacacctcCCACCAAGCCCACCTTCTCTACCAATTCTAGGCCATCTCCATCTCATTAAGAAACCACTCCATCGTACTTTCCACCGCTTTTCACAAAAATATGGTAACATCTTCTCTCTACAATTTGGGTCCCAACTCGTGGTTATTGTATCATCCCCATCTGCAGTTGAAGAATGCTTTACCAAGAACGACATCATTTTAGCCAACCGTCCTCGCTTCCTAGTCGCCAAGCATGTTGGCTACAACCACACCACCGTGGTAGCAGCTTCTTATGGAGACCATTGGCGCAACCTTCGCCGCATCAGTGCCTTAGAAATCTTCTCAACAAATCGTCTCAACATATTTCTAGGAATCCGAAGAGATGAAGTCAAGCACTTGCTACGCAAGCTATCACGAAACTCGTGCCAAGGTTTTGCTAAGGTAGAATTGAAATCAATGTTCTCAGAGCTGACATTTAACATCATAATGAGAATGGTGGCAGGAAAGAGATACTACGGGGAGGACATGAAAGACGAGGAAGAAGCAAGGAAATTCAGGGGGTTAATGAAAGAGCTAGCAGGGTCAGCAGGGGCCTCAAATCCACAAGAGTTTGTGCCCTTGTTGCGGTGGATTGATCATGGGGGTTTGGAGAAAAGATTGATGAAACTGGCCGACAAGACAGATGCATTCTTGCAAGGTCTTATTGATGAGAAGAGGAGTAAGGAAGAGAAGGGGAACACTATGATCGATCATCTGCTTTCTTTGCAAGAATCACAGCCCGAATACTACACGGATCAAATTATCAAAGGGCTTATACTGGTATGTGTAGCTCATTTctctttacttcttcttcttggaaCTAGATGCTAATTAAAAAGCTGATAACATCAATACTCAAGATTGTTAAAGACGATATATATTGGAAATTCGGTAATCATATAACCAAATCTGACCCAGTTGTTTATTTGACAAGTTAGAATAAAACATTTATAACACGAATTTGAAGTCAACCGCAAGTCAACCTTGTAGTCTTGATTTCTAATCAGGAAGTTGTTTATGTAATTATATTCTTCTCACaatttctgtattttttttagaacagGATCCTCTTGCAAGGTTGAgactctaattttatatataacagTACAGAGAGTTATAAGTgattcacaaaataaaattttgtgatactcattaatctttaatcatatcatattaattattttattttttattgttctttttcacaaatataaattttgatttttaccATCTAGATTCTAGAGGTAAGCTAAAGTTGGAGTAAGTCTTTTGTCTAGTGCTCTTCCGTACGCACCAGACGAAAAGACCAGGCCAATAAATATTACCCTACTTTTGCTATCTAGCACGACTATCTATTGCAGTGGAGCCTACTTGGCTGTGCTGATGACTTGATAGTGATAGAAATTTAGAAAGAACCCCAACAATATCTCAACCTTTTGATTCAGTGATATTTTATTAGGATATCCTTTGTCAGAATAccagtaaaaataaatattagctAGCAAtcaatttttcctttaaaattcTTGGCGTGATTTATGAatctctaaaataaatattagctATCAATAAAATTCTAGGCGTGATTTTACatcaaaatttagaatttaccTCATGAAGTTTaagagtgtttgaattttacaccttaatgtttcaaaatttagattttacactaTAAAGTTTAGGggagtttgaattttatacctcaaattttgaaacttcagggtgtaaaattcaaacacccacAAACTTTaaggagtaaaatccaaatacctctaaaatttaaggggtaaaatccaaattttaaaacattaggtgtaaaatccaaacacccccaactttaggaggtaaaattcaaattctgaatattcagagtgtaaaatctaaatacacccaaattttagggtgtaatttgcaatctTTCCTACTTTTAAATTATTGTCATGATTTTAATCACTTATTGAATGTATAATAAGCAGGTCTTGTTAGTTGCTGGGACTGACACATCGGCTGTGACATTAGAGTGGGCAATGTCCAATTTGCTTAATCATTCTCAAGTGTTGAAGAAGGCTAGGGCTGAGTTGGATAAtcaaattggaaaagaaaaattaatcaatGAATCGGATGTCACTAAATTGCactatttacaaaatataatctTGGAGACTCTTAGATTGTATCCTGCAGCCCCATTGCTTTTACCCCACATGTCCTCTGAAGATTGTACCATTGGAGGACATCATATTCCACGTGAGACAATGTTATTGGTTAATGCATGGGCCATACATAGAGACCCTAATATATGGGATGATGCAACTAGTTTTAAGCCTGAGAGATTTGAAAGTGGAGAGAATAACGTAAACAAGTTAATGCCATTTGGATTAGGAAGGAGGGCCTGTCCTGGGGCAATCCTTGCCCAACGTACAGTGGGCTTGACATTGGGATCATTAATTCAATGCTTTGAGTGGGAAAGGATTAGTAAAGAAGAAGTCGACATGGTTGAAGGTAATGGGCTCACCATGCCCAAAGCTATGGCATTGGAAGCCATGTGCAGAGCACGCCCGATTATAGCTAAGGTTCTTTCTATGTCTGAGGATGAGTTTTGAACAATGTTCTTGAGGTTTGCAAGAATAGCCTAGCTATATTTGCAGAGATTACCTTAATATTAGTTACTTAGTAAATGTTACTGTAATAAGTATATTGCTAGCTAGTATTTATATTGTATTATTGTATTCGTACATTTTTAACTCTTCTCTTTTTAGCTTTCCCTATATAATAATTTGCATTAACTTTACAGTATATAGGCATAAGGAATAAGAAAGGTTTTGGAAGATTAGCATATTTGCTTTCCTACTAGTTTATGTGACATTATGGTTTACAGTTGTTAATTTAATAGAgtattcaaataaatttttttgggaaatgatgtcatttaattgatttttttatggaaTACTAGTTAGGGCTTGCACGTGCTTGCCGTGCAATAAGAGTAGTGATTAAGgtcaattctaaattttatttatatcacagaacaaagatataaatcatttgatttttaaagtatatagaaatttacattaataataaaaaaaatttaaggattttgataattatgtcataaaaagttaatctcaattgtataagaattttgatcacACACAAAGTCAGGATAGCTACATAACATATAAgatctattttactataatagttttttagtacCTATTTGCTAAAGGCAATATATCCACTCAATAAAAACTTCTAAGAATTAATGATAAGGAATATCATCGTCTTCCAACAATAAGTAATTGAGTTTTGCTAAGATAAAAATAAGGATAACAAAAGGTATGTGTCATCAAATTTTCCATTAGATAATATATGTCTCgaaaatttaaacctaaaaaatcaatattctttaaataataaataaaacactttaTATTATCATTCCAACTTTTCAAGCATTACTACCgtatctaaaactcaaaatatgtgaaaaaaaaattttaggttaAAATTTAGCgggagtattttagacattatacaataaaatattttaagaatcataagatttcattagggtttaactGAGAGAATCACAATATGACAAATAATtgctcattttcaaaatattaaggaaAAATTTGCTTCATTTTAAAGTTAAAGGAGGAATTGTAAATTGCCTACAATTGCCCTAAACATGAAGGATGAAAAgtgattttatcatttttttttttggtgtgtaaaactaaaagaatacaaaaagtCAACCTAAGAATATTGTATGTGAAATAGTGACACAACCAAAgggcacaacattttcataatacttttataATGAATTGATAGCTcagtaattttgaaaaaaaattgtgacgaCAACAAGATGTCTTAAAGTTTTCACAAAATAAATGTTATATCCAcgacattttcataacaaattataagtagtaggttgttattggtgggcaaaacagtaatttcattaacaggtttaaattagaatcaataacaatttaccacctatagtttgttatgaaagtattgtgaaagatattgtggatgtaacattttttttgcacaataactttatttttagttgtggttggttccaatataatattttattattttattttgatctataaaaaattaacacttcaacaattgtgaaaatattgtatcaatttgttgtgttaagattttattattttgtgaaatattgcgaattgaacaaaccaaaaataatgcAGAAAAACTAATGTAGCTTTACGCATTAAAAAAAAGCGACTGGTGAAACAGTGTaagttgaacaaaccaaaaatactaTAGCTTCAAGGCATTCGCTCtctttatatatagataatataatataaaacaaaacaaaaatagatcAATGTACAtcagatgaaaaaaaaaaatccatctcaCCATATTGACCAAATGCCTTGAATAAGTATGAAAGGTTTTTCTGCCatttactctaaaaaaaaaagtatgaaaggTTTTTTTGTAGCATTAGAATATTCCAAAATTGACTAGACCAAAACACTATTCCTAAGCCTATTggctctttttatattttattttgacttattaAGAAATGATAGCtcaatagttttgaaaatattgtgatgacAACAAGAtgtcttaaaattttcataaaaaaaaagttatgtttacaacattttcataacaaattataaatagaaGGTTGCTATTAGTGGGCagaaaaagtaatttcattagcaagtttaaattagagccaataacaatttaccacctatgatttgttatgaaagtgttgtgaagaATATAGTGGATGTACTACTTTTTTTGCataataactttatttttagttgtggttgattccaatatgatattttattattttcttttgacctataagaaattaacacctcaaaaattatgaaaatattgtgccaatttgttgtgttaatatttataattttatgaaatattgcaaattgaacaaaccaaaaacaatgtAGCAAAACTATTGTAAATTTACGCATTCAAAGAAAAAAGTGGCTGGTGAAACAATGCAAGTAGAACAAACCAAAACTACTATAGCTTCAAGGCATTCACTCCTTTTATACgtagataatataatataaaacgaaacaaaaataaattgttgtacttgagatgaaaaaaaattcatctcaCCGAATTGGCGAAATGCCTTGAATAAGTATAAAAGGTTTTTTAATAGTATTAGAATGAGTCCAAAAAATTGACTAAACCAAATCACTATTCTTAACACTATTCATAAGCCTATTggctctttttatattttattttgacttgtaaaaaattgatattttaacagttttgaaaatattgtgatgacaacaaaatatcttaaaatttttacaaaagaaatgttatgccaacaacattttcataacaaattattagtaggttgttattagtaggcaaaaaagtaatttcattagCAATTTTAGAccagaaccaataacaatttaccacttatAGTTTGTTATGAaggtgttgtgaaaaatgttgtgaatttagcacttttttttgtataataactttatttttagttttggttggttccaatatgatattttattattttattttgacttatataaaattaacacctagcaattgtaaaaatattgtgccaatttgttgtgttaatatttataattttgtgaaACATTGgaaattgaacaaaccaaaaataatgtaGCAAAACTACTGTAACTTTAcgcattcaaaaaaaaaaaaaaactggtgaAATAGGTCaagttgaacaaaccaaaaatactaTAACTTCAAGGcattcactctttttatatatagataatatattataaaataaaacaaaaacaaattggtCTACTTGAGAAGAAAGAAATCCATCCCACTAGATTGGCCAAATGCCTTGAATAAGTATGAAAAGTTTTTTAGTAGCATTAAAATGAGTCAAAAaacttgactaaaccaaaacacTATTCCTAAGCCTATTggctctttttatattttactaataaGGGTTGCACATGCAAGGCATGTGCTGCCCCTTTAATGAGaaaatttaagatatattttttttgaaatagtatCAAatcatgtatttaaatttagaatagtTATTTAACATATGACTATCTATTTAGTATGATAATTTCTTAGGAGAGggtatttggtatcaaatgataccataTCAACagtatcaaaatccaataaataaGAGACATGtcagcaaaaaataactaaccCATTAACAATTGAAAGACATGTGTTTGTGGGTAGTTATTTTTGTGCACATGTCTCTcgtttattggattttgatagTGATGATGTGAtatcatttaatataaaatactttttcatttcttaaaacCTATTTACTAAAGATAGTATATActcgccaaaaaaaaaatctactaagaATGATAACAAATGTCGTCATCTTCCAACAATTAACAACTAAGTTTTAATAAaacattgtcacaatatttaaattttcttaataaatgaTGACATAAGCTAGAATTGAAACTCTTCATCAAGTTATATACCTACAACCATTTGcaatgaatattttgttattcatacttccttctttatcattttattttatgagctTAACTACGATACTTagcttacttaatttttaatgaaaacctttttaagaaagaaaacaaataaaaaaaaaggaacgaaataacaaaagacatatgtcattgaaatttctattacataaaattataaatctagaAGATTTAGTGTTCTCTAGGTAACAAATAGAATATTATACGTCACCATTTTTACTTTCTAAGTATGACTAAcacataaaactcaaaatacaagaagaaaatttttgggacattaaaattaaatgagGCATTTTAGTTATTGCACAATGAAATATTCTAggaattataagattttgttagggtTTAACTAAGAGAGTAACAGTAGGGACGATATACTTGTCTACAAAGTATAGAGGAGAAAATTATTCTAAAATTGGAGGGAAGAAACTACCTCAAACATAAGGGGAGAAAGtaattttttccataattcttttttgttatgtgttttttactttaaacAATGTGTTacaaaaatgtcaacccagGAAAACTGTCCATAAAACTATGAATTTTGGTTCAACAGCTtggctaaaaaagaaaaaaaaagtcaggaACACAataaatgtcacaatattttctcaatacctttattttagcTAAGGTAGACCttgatatgatattttataattttatgttaCTATAATGCTACATTtccaacattttcaaaataaattttaggtggtaaattgttattggtttttaaTTGGGACAACCACTTTAaactatgcattaaaaaaaaacaacaaacaaaaaacccacaaaagaaaattatggatGAAATAGTGTATTTTTGCtcaccaaatttgactaaaccaaaaaaagaagtctaagaaCACAACAAATTGTCATAAtgttttcacaatacctttattttcagCCGTGGTAagtttcataacaaattattgtTAGCAAGTtgtaattgattttaaaatggATTCACAactgacatcacttttttttccatcaataGTAGCttacctgtgatttgttgtgaaattaatgtgaaaatgttgtaaacttagcattttttttatttgatctataagaaactgagatctcaacaattgtgaaaatattgtgataacaacaagtgttacaaaattttcacaaaacattttattttcagttgtggttagtcatagattcatattttattattttatttcaatctataagaaattgacatctcaataattgtgaaaatattgtgaaatttatttatgtcaatataacaatatatatgataactcatataaataaaataaaataaaaggcacAAAGGGAAACGGATGACTGAAGACAAAGAAATGTTATGTCTGCGATatattcataacaaattataagtagtaggttattacaaattgttattggtgggcaaaAAAAGTAATGTCATTAGCAAGTTTAAactagaaccaataacaatttatcacctatggtttgttatgaaagtgttgtgaaaatgttgtggatgcaACACTTTTTTCACGATAACTTtattttagttgtggttggttccAATATCTATATTACTACTTAATGAGCTTTTCCTATTTGAGATCcttattttttggttcaaaaaagCTCCTACAcctctatgtttaagtagagaaaaaactaaaggacaatctggtaaaaatataactcgaactcccactaaaacattgccaaaaaaatagggttactcttctattgattttcaaattgttttattcacttataaattagattttcaaaataaaaattatatataaaaaataaaaacacagggtttttttttttgctacaaaatatgaccactaaaaaaaagtcttatcGCACGCGCGAAACGCGTATGATGAGGCTagtgatattttattattttattttgacctataagaaATTAGcacctcaacaattgtgaaaatattgtaccaATTTGTTGcgttgatattttattattttatgaaatattgtaaattgaataaaccaaaaataatgtaGCAAAACTATTGTAACTTTaagcattcaaaaaaaaaaaaaaaagcggtTGGTGAAACACaagttgaacaaaccaaaaatactaTAGCTTCAAGTCATttgctctttttatatatagataatataaaacaaacaaaaacaaattggtgtacttgagaagaaaaaaaatttatctcatCAAATTGGCCAAATGCCTTGAATAAGTAATGAAAGATTTCTTAGTAGCATTAGAATGAGAGTCCAAGaacttgactaaaccaaaacacTATTCCTGAGCCTATtgactctttttatatagttaatagaaATATATTCATAGCTCACATTTCAAAGTGAGCTATCTCTAGTCAAGTTTGAGCTGAAACTTGAGCTTTTAATAATGTACTACAAAATCAAGTATAAACACTTGAAGCTCAACTTGGCAATATTTAGTTGTATCACTATATTGTATCAATCAAACGAATATCAACTGatgcataataacaataaacataGATGAGTATAAGTTACATCTAGAGTAACTTTAGAAGAGTTACATTATTTTTACACTATAAATTCTTAACAATTCCAATGGTTAAAAATACACTAAGGCCATGTcatcaattttctaaaattaattttttttaaaaaactttttatctaaataaaacctctatcaactttttttttgctatatcTGTAAATGGCATACATCCATGAGATAAGTTGGCCAATTTTGCAAAAGAATAGAATTTAGGGTAAATTTCACTTACCCTCTCTGAGGTTTGGGCTAATGTCAATAAAGTCTAGAACATTTAAAAAGTGACCATCCTAATCCAATGACCAAACGGCTTGTAACGACGTTACTTATTTCTTCCTCACCCAAAATtgcctctctcttctttcttcctctaacCCAGAATCGCctctctctattctcttctctctcttcctctaaccATCCTATTCCATAACCTCGTCTCTCTCGTCTCTCtcatttctatttttctctctcttcatcttttTGATGGCgctgtggtggtgggtttgcgatttttattctctctcttcatctttGGGGTGGCACTatggtgatgggttttgttgtgggttgattttggttTAGATTGGTGATAGAGAATTTAGTTTTTTGTCAGTGTGTTggatttttgtgggttttagtttgtgtttttggttttaGGTTTGTTTTGGGGTGGTCAGTAGAGGGCAGTCACAAAGCCACAAAGAAGAAATGTGATGAAGATGTCGTTTTGGGATTGACATGTTTGTGAATTTGTTGATGTCGATGGTCTGTGTGCAATGGTTCTAGGTTTGTGGATCGGTATTGTTgatgggtttgtgggttttgttggtGGTCTGTGATtctgggtttgtgggttttgttggtGGTCGATGGTtctgggtttgtgggttttgtcGATGCCGTTGTTTTGCTGGTGGTTGatggttttgtgggttttgctGGTGGTCACTAATCGCTGCTAGTCCCTGactttgtgggttttgttgggTCGGTGgtcaagcattttttttttcttctatttgttTTACTGATTTATGTTCttcaagttttcttcttcttagaatcaaagaaaaggaaaagagactCAAATGAGGGGTAAGAGAGAGGACAGAGTGATTGTAACGGTGTTACAAATTGTTTGGGAATAAGAACGAAAATAGTCACTTTTTAAACGTTCAGGACTTTATTGGCATTAACCCAAACCTCAAAAGAGATAAGTGGACTTTACCCTAGAATTTATAGTTCTCTATAAGTATCAAATCAAATTTCCAGCTCTGTCCTATGCTTTAGGTTCCACTGCAACCATTTTTACTTTTGGCAGAGGCTCAAAGTTTAGAGTCGgctttggaattttttttcaacaactaAGACTGTAGCTTTAAAAGTGGCCAAACATGTAAATAAAGATCTATTGAAAAATAGAAAGTCATTATTAGAGTCAAACGCATAATCTATACTAAACAAGATATAGATGAGTTTGATATTCAAATTAAAGAGAAGTTATTcgtgtttggggggggggggggggccttGAGAGATTTTCTAGGGTTCAAGTTCTGCATCTCAATGGAAGTTTCCTAGACTCCTAGTCCCAATCACCGAACCCATCACAAATGGGAACCATCTACGCTCTTCTTCAACCATCACTAAATATCTAAATTTGGAATCACTCCCACACATTAGCTTCTTTAAAACCTAATATCTCCATTTTTTCTGATCAATCGCCAGCAGAATACTCCATGGAGTGTCtggattttgttgtttatttctttcaccttttatgattttattttttttctttttctttgtttttatcaaACTTTATCTTCAACCATAATTTATAGGAgctctttcaatattttttgaatttttatctcAACATTGTGAGCATGTAAGACTTAAATATCCAAGCACGCGAACATGTAAGCATGAGAGCATCGAAGAATATAAACACATGAATCCAAGCATGTGGGCATCAAATAAGAAATTGGATTGTTGTTCTTGTTTACCACTTTAAGACACATTAGAACTCAAAAAAAGGCACATAATCACAGTTTGacaataccaaaacacataaACCTTTCATGTTAGATGTTTTTCTTTATAACTTGTGGTTATGTGAAATCAGTGGAAAGCCTTTTCCTTGTACATCGGTCCTGTGGTTGCTCACATGAATGGATTGGAGGCCACAATTGAATATCTCTTGTATAGTATTACTCAATAGTgcattttttatgtaaattcttcttttggctaaattttataattttttttagtttattatgcAAGTATATGTTACAATGTGATATATGcagtaaatatgtatttttaccccatttttatgtctctttcttctaaaaaacatacaaaaacaagagaaaacaagattaaaaaacaagTTATGGTTttgtaaaagtaataaaatcTGACCCTCTCTCACCTTTCCACCTTTGTCTCGCTCTGTCTGATTATGTGCTGACATTTAATTATTTGCTGCTCACCTTGCTGATTAGCCTAATACCTGGAGTTCGAAGTTAAGCTATATGTGTTCAGTATAGCTTAAGTTGATTCAGAGTAGATTTATCATTTCGAACCCAGAGCTGTATACatgaaatcaaaattaatattgcaTTTGGAAAAAATAATCATTGACTAAAAGCAAAATTAATTAAGGTTTTTTGTCACTATTCTTAAGCTATATATGATTGGTATTTGGTGGTTAGAGATATAATATTGCTTTTGGAAGGACTAGGCTCTAAAGTTCCTCCTTTTCGGTCCACAGATCTACTGGGTGTTGTGGCATTGTGGGCTTGCCACACTAGAATTGCAGAGAGATTGGTTCTCCTttccaaaaatacatatttacccTTGTTATTCATAAAAGAGGG
This genomic stretch from Castanea sativa cultivar Marrone di Chiusa Pesio chromosome 9, ASM4071231v1 harbors:
- the LOC142611418 gene encoding cytochrome P450 81E8-like codes for the protein MEDMLLYSSLSLLLLLAVAFKFLLQSRTKHKHLPPSPPSLPILGHLHLIKKPLHRTFHRFSQKYGNIFSLQFGSQLVVIVSSPSAVEECFTKNDIILANRPRFLVAKHVGYNHTTVVAASYGDHWRNLRRISALEIFSTNRLNIFLGIRRDEVKHLLRKLSRNSCQGFAKVELKSMFSELTFNIIMRMVAGKRYYGEDMKDEEEARKFRGLMKELAGSAGASNPQEFVPLLRWIDHGGLEKRLMKLADKTDAFLQGLIDEKRSKEEKGNTMIDHLLSLQESQPEYYTDQIIKGLILVLLVAGTDTSAVTLEWAMSNLLNHSQVLKKARAELDNQIGKEKLINESDVTKLHYLQNIILETLRLYPAAPLLLPHMSSEDCTIGGHHIPRETMLLVNAWAIHRDPNIWDDATSFKPERFESGENNVNKLMPFGLGRRACPGAILAQRTVGLTLGSLIQCFEWERISKEEVDMVEGNGLTMPKAMALEAMCRARPIIAKVLSMSEDEF